A stretch of DNA from Francisella uliginis:
GTTTTTATAAATGCAGTTGAAGAATCTAGAGGTGATAGATTAAAAGATAAATCTATGGCAACAACTTTTTCAGGAGCTCCTTTTAGTGGTATAGAAGCTAAAAAGATAGGGCTTATAGATGGGTTTGCATCTGTTAACCAACTTAAAAGAGAGAAATTAGAAAATTTAGAGGTTGTTGATTATACTCAGCCATTAGATTTTTTAACAGCAGTATCAAATAAGTTAGGCAATAGTGTTTACTACAAAGCTTTGTCAGAGAGTAGCTTTAGCTTTAAATAAATGTTGAAACATCTAAAAACCATGACTATAATCGATATTAAAAGAAGTTTTCAAACTAACAAAGGTAAGGAAAAACTATGAAAAAGACAGTTTTAGGAGCAATGATTGCTGGTGGTTTAATGGTTTCTGCTTCAACAGCTATGGCTGGTGGCGTATGTTTCGCAAATGTTCAAGATATTTTCGAGACTTCTCCACTTGGTAAAGCAAAAGTTACAGCAGATCAACAAAAGCTAAAACCTCAAATGGATAAGCTTAAGAAAACAATCACTACTTTACAACAAAAAGTAAACTCTTACACTGAAGAGAAAGATGATGTTGCTTCTGATGATGCTAAAGGTGATAAGTCTCAAGCAGAAGCTGCAGATAAAACAGAAGATCAAGATAAGCAGCAAGCACAAGCAGATCTTGAAAAAGCTATGCAGCAGTACCAAAACTTAATGAATGAGGTTCAAAAAATGGCTTCTGATGATGCAGATGCATTCAAAGATGCTTTAACAAAAGCTTCAGGAGATGTTGCTAAGGATAAAGGTTGTGATGCTGTACTACCTGCTGAAATGAGCTTATATAACGTAGATGGTATCGATGTTACTAAGCAAATCGTTGCTAAAATGCAGTAATCTATAATAATATTTTTTATCTTTCTTAAAATCCTTCTATTTATTAAATTAAATGCTTCTTTTTTTTAGATCTAAAGCTATGTATAATCTTAATCTATATTTAGAAATAATTATAAAAGACAATTACGTATGGAAAATTTAGGCTATTTTGTTTCACAAAACTTAGTGTTTTGTTTATCTTTTATCTTGTTGTTAGCGATATATATAGTTTTTGAGCTAACTCAAACTAAGAAATCTCAGTATACATTATCTGTTGCAGATGCAGTAATGACTGTAAATAAAGGTAAAGGTGTATATTTGGATCTAAGAGACCAGGAAGCTTTTGCTAAAGCTCATATTATCGGCGCACAAAATATCCAGCTAGATGAAATTTCACAGAAGCATAAAAAAATGGCTAAGTATAAGTCAAAGCCAGTTGTAGTTTATGGGGATAATGCTACAAAGGCGATGCAAGAGCTACGTAAAGAAGGTTTTGAGCAGGTATTTGTACTTAAAGGTGGCTTAAGTGCATGGATGCAAGCTAGCTACCCAGTTAAATCATTAGCGAAATAAAAACTATTAAGGATCATTAAAATGGATCAACAACAACCACAATTTCAAATTCAAAAAGTTTATGTAAAAGATCTTTCTTTTTCTATACCTAATTCTGATAAAATCTGGGCTACAGCGTGGAGACCTGAGTTACATACTGACTTAAAAGTAGATGCTGTAAATCTTCCAGAAGAAAACACTTACGAAAGTGTTTTAACTCTTGAAATAAAAGTAGAAAATGATGGAATGACTGCTTTTGAGATAGAAGTAAAACAAGCAGGTATTTTTACAGTATCTCATATGCAAGAAGAGCAAATTGAGCATGCTAAAAAAGCATTTTGTCCAAATATACTTTATCACTATGCGCGTGAAGCAGTTTCTGATTTAGTATTAAGTGGAGGGTTCCCTCAGTTATGCTTATCTGCAGTGAATTTTGATGCTATGTATCAAGACTCATTGCAAGAATCTACAGATGGTAAACAGCATTAATATAAATTAGGGATTAGTAATTATGAGTAAAGAAAAAGCTCTAGAGTCAGCCCTTGCCCAAATTGAAAAACAGTTTGGTAAAGGTTCTGTTATGAAGCTTGGAGATCAGCAAGCGGCTCATGATATAGAAGTTGTACCATCAGGTGTTATAGCTCTAGATGTGGCACTAGGAATTGGTGGATATCCCAAGGGTCGTGTAATCGAAATATATGGTCATGAGTCTTCAGGTAAGACAACTCTTACTTTATTAGCTATTGCTCAGTGTCAAAAGCAAGGTGGCACAGCAGCATTCGTTGATGCAGAGCATGCATTAGATCCTAAATACGCTAAACTTTTAGGTGTTGATGTTGAGAATTTAATTGTTTCTCAGCCAGATACTGGTGAACAAGCTTTGGAAATAGCTGATATGCTTGTACGCTCCGGAGGAGTTGATATAGTGGTCGTTGACTCAGTAGCAGCTTTGACGCCAAAAGCTGAGATTGAAGGTGATATGGGTGACTCTCATATGGGTCTACAAGCAAGATTAATGTCACAAGCTTTGAGAAAGTTAACAGCTAACATTAAGCGATCAAATACTTTGGTTATGTTTATTAACCAAATTCGTATGAAGATAGGTGTTATGTTCGGTAACCCTGAAACTACCACTGGTGGAAATGCTCTTAAATTCTATTCATCTGTGCGTTTAGAAGTTAGAAAAGGTGGTGCTATTAAAGATGGTACTGATATCAACGGTAATGAGATCAAAGTTAAGATTGTCAAAAATAAAGTAGCTCCACCATTTAAACAAGCAGAGTTTGAGCTTATCTATGGTGAGGGTATCTCGCTAGAAGCTGAACTGGTAGATTTAGGAGCAAAACATAATATCATAGAAAAATCAGGTGCTTGGTATAGCTATAAAGGTAAGAAAATTGGCCAAGGGAAAGAGAAGGCTAAAGATTATCTAAAAGAGAATACTCAAGAACGTGATGAGATTGAAAGAGCAATACTTGAGCTTCTATTACCTCATAAATATGCACCACAAGATTCTGAATTAGCTACTCAAGATGAGCTTATCTAAAGAAAAAAACTATCTTCTTTATCTTCTTGCAAAGCAAGATTATTCGCGAAAACAACTTTCTGATAAACTTCATACTAGAGATAATATTTCATCACAAGAGATAGATTCGCTACTTGATGAGTTTGAGAAAAATAAATGGTTATCAGATAAGCGTTTTGCTAATGTGTTTATAGCAAGTGAGTTATCTAAACTTAGAGGTAAAAAGAGGATTATAAACACCGCAGTTTATCAAAAAGGACTATCTCAGGAACTAGTTTTAAATGTTTTAGAAAAGCAAAATATTGACTGGTTTGAGTTATGTCAAAAGTGTCTACAAAAAAAATATAAAGATATCAAACTATTACAATCTGATTTTAAATTAAAACAAAAAGCTATGAACTATTTAGCATACAATGGTTTTAGTTTTGATGAGATAGATTTTGCGATTAATGAGTCATAAAAGTTTTTAAAGATATGTTTTAAAAAAATTAAAAAAATATTTTAAACAACTTATAAGAAGAGCTTTTTTACTGTAAGCTGTAATGGTGTAATTACATAAAGAATATAGGAGATTAAAATGGCCAAAGGAACTGTTAATAAAGTTATCTTACTTGGAAGACTGGGTAATGATCCAGAAGTTAGAACTACTCAAAATGGTACTGTGGTTGCTACTTTGAGTATCGCAACTAATGATGGTATGGGTGAAAATATAACTACAGAATGGCATCGTGTTGTTGTGTTTGGTAAAACTGCTGAGATTATCCAAAGATATGCGAGTAAAGGGTCACAGCTTTTTATTGAAGGTAGACTACGTACTAACAAATGGCAAGATAAAAACGGTAATATGCAGTACACAACTGAGATTGTGGCTAATAATTTCCAATTTGTCGGTGGTGGTAATGCTCAAGCTCAAGGAAACTCGAACCCTAG
This window harbors:
- a CDS encoding OmpH family outer membrane protein, giving the protein MKKTVLGAMIAGGLMVSASTAMAGGVCFANVQDIFETSPLGKAKVTADQQKLKPQMDKLKKTITTLQQKVNSYTEEKDDVASDDAKGDKSQAEAADKTEDQDKQQAQADLEKAMQQYQNLMNEVQKMASDDADAFKDALTKASGDVAKDKGCDAVLPAEMSLYNVDGIDVTKQIVAKMQ
- a CDS encoding rhodanese-like domain-containing protein, whose protein sequence is MENLGYFVSQNLVFCLSFILLLAIYIVFELTQTKKSQYTLSVADAVMTVNKGKGVYLDLRDQEAFAKAHIIGAQNIQLDEISQKHKKMAKYKSKPVVVYGDNATKAMQELRKEGFEQVFVLKGGLSAWMQASYPVKSLAK
- the secB gene encoding protein-export chaperone SecB, with product MDQQQPQFQIQKVYVKDLSFSIPNSDKIWATAWRPELHTDLKVDAVNLPEENTYESVLTLEIKVENDGMTAFEIEVKQAGIFTVSHMQEEQIEHAKKAFCPNILYHYAREAVSDLVLSGGFPQLCLSAVNFDAMYQDSLQESTDGKQH
- the recA gene encoding recombinase RecA, which encodes MSKEKALESALAQIEKQFGKGSVMKLGDQQAAHDIEVVPSGVIALDVALGIGGYPKGRVIEIYGHESSGKTTLTLLAIAQCQKQGGTAAFVDAEHALDPKYAKLLGVDVENLIVSQPDTGEQALEIADMLVRSGGVDIVVVDSVAALTPKAEIEGDMGDSHMGLQARLMSQALRKLTANIKRSNTLVMFINQIRMKIGVMFGNPETTTGGNALKFYSSVRLEVRKGGAIKDGTDINGNEIKVKIVKNKVAPPFKQAEFELIYGEGISLEAELVDLGAKHNIIEKSGAWYSYKGKKIGQGKEKAKDYLKENTQERDEIERAILELLLPHKYAPQDSELATQDELI
- a CDS encoding regulatory protein RecX yields the protein MSLSKEKNYLLYLLAKQDYSRKQLSDKLHTRDNISSQEIDSLLDEFEKNKWLSDKRFANVFIASELSKLRGKKRIINTAVYQKGLSQELVLNVLEKQNIDWFELCQKCLQKKYKDIKLLQSDFKLKQKAMNYLAYNGFSFDEIDFAINES
- a CDS encoding single-stranded DNA-binding protein; this translates as MAKGTVNKVILLGRLGNDPEVRTTQNGTVVATLSIATNDGMGENITTEWHRVVVFGKTAEIIQRYASKGSQLFIEGRLRTNKWQDKNGNMQYTTEIVANNFQFVGGGNAQAQGNSNPSYQNNQNFNQQSGGNFNQNQQQQQKQNDMPDFAEINSSNFDDDIPF